The Nymphalis io chromosome 14, ilAglIoxx1.1, whole genome shotgun sequence genome has a segment encoding these proteins:
- the LOC126773171 gene encoding sodium channel protein para isoform X23 codes for MSEDLDSISEEEQSLFRPFTRESLAVIEARIAEEHAKQKELEKKRAEGETDLGRTKKKKEVRYDDEDEDEGPQPDATLEQGLPLPVRMQGSFPLELASTPLEDIDPFYHNQTTFVVISKGKDIFRFSATNALWILDPFNPIRRVAIYILVHPLFSLFIITTILVNCILMIMPTTPTVESTEVIFTGIYTFESAVKVMARGFILQPFTYLRDAWNWLDFVVIALAYVTMGIDLGNLAALRTFRVLRALKTVAIVPGLKTIVGAVIESVKNLRDVIILTMFSLSVFALMGLQIYMGVLTQKCIKVFPEDGSWGNLTDENWERFCQNETNWYGEDGDYPLCGNSSGAGQCEPGYICLQGYGPNPNYGYTSFDTFGWAFLSAFRLMTQDYWENLYQLVLRSAGSWHVLFFVVIIFLGSFYLVNLILAIVAMSYDELQKKAEEEEQAEEEALREAEQKAAARADKQEAREAHAREQAAAAEAAAYAEAHPAKSPSDSSCQSYELFVNQERGNQDDNTRERMSLRSDPFQDSASLSLPGSPFNLRRGSRGSHQMALRPNGRNRYPPGADRKPLVLSTYLDAQEHLPYADDSNAVTPMSEENGAIIIPVYYANLGSRHSSYTSHQSRLSYTSHGDLLGGKAQTKEARLRGRSASRNHSVTSQPHAYPLPRQDSSLASRPLREYEISTTECTDEAGKVLKQSNDNPFIESSQQPNVVDMRDVMVLNEIIEQAGRQSRASEQNVSVYYFPTAEDDEDGPTFKERLLECFMKGIDFFCVWDCCWLWLEFQKYVALLVFDPFVELFITLCIVVNTLFMALDHHDMDRDMEKALKSGNYFFTATFGIEAMLKLIAMSPKFYFQEGWNVFDFIIVALSLLELGLEGVQGLSVLRSFRLLRVFKLAKSWPTLNLLISIMGRTMGALGNLTFVLCIIIFIFAVMGMQLFGKNYVDYVDRFPDGDLPRWNFTDFMHSFMIVFRVLCGEWIESMWDCMLVGDVSCIPFFLATVVIGNLVVLNLFLALLLSNFGSSNLSSPTADQDTNKIAEAFNRISRFIDWVKKNAADVLKLVKNKLTNQIAIHAPGLKAALCGRCVSPERVDNELELGADLDDGVLYKDKKLKDQVEVAIGDGMEFTIPGDNKYKKGKILMNNINAITDNHTDNRINCELNHHGYPIQDDDTISQKSYGSHKIRSFKDESHKGSADTIDGEEKKDASKEELGLEEEMIPEEEVGQVDLAKLDIKAVEGDGILEDSPADCCPEPCYARFPFLAGDDESPFWQGWAMLRLKTFRLIENTYFETAVITMILLSSLALALEDVHLPHRPILQDILYYMDRIFTVIFFIEMLIKWLALGFQKYFTNAWCWLDFIIVMVSLINFVAALCGAGGIQAFKTMRTLRALRPLRAMSRMQGMRVVVNALVQAIPSIFNVLLVCLIFWLIFAIMGVQLFAGKYFKCVDMNHTTLSHEIIPDRNACILENYTWENSPMNFDHVGKAYLCLFQVATFKGWIQIMNDAIDSREVGRQPIRETNIYMYLYFVFFIIFGSFFTLNLFIGVIIDNFNEQKKKAGGSLEMFMTEDQKKYYNAMKKMGSKKPLKAIPRPRWRPQAIVFEIVTDKKFDMIIMLFIGLNMLTMTLDHYQQSETFSAVLDYLNMIFIVIFSSECLLKIFALRYHYFVEPWNLFDFVVVMFSILSLVLSDIIEKYFVSPTLLRVVRVAKVGRVLRLVKGAKGIRTLLFALAMSLPALFNICLLLFLVMFIFAIFGMSFFMHVKDKGGLDDVYNFKTFVQSMILLFQMSTSAGWDGVLDGIINEEECDLPDNERGSPGNCGSATIGITYLLSYLVISFLIVINMYIAVILENYSQATEDVQEGLTDDDYDMYYEIWQRFDPEGTQYIRYDQLSDFLDVLEPPLQIHKPNKYKIISMDIPICRGDMMFCVDILDALTKDFFARKGNPIEEPVDVGRPDEVGYEPVSSTLWRQREEYCARLIQHAWRRHRRAQSPGGGSASGAEGGGASGPEAEGAPTAVLLDAGAGGAHRVVLQAAGAAPRPPEPAPPPAPV; via the exons ATGTCCGAGGACTTGGACTCGATCAGCGAGGAAGAACAAAGCTTGTTCCGACCCTTCACCCGAGAGTCATTGGCCGTAATCGAGGCCCGCATAGCTGAAGAGCATGCCAAGCAAAAAGAACTCGAGAAAAAACGAGCGGAAGGCGAG ACCGATTTGGGGCGGacgaaaaagaaaaaagaa GTGCGGTACGATGATGAGGATGAAGATGAAGGTCCCCAACCAGATGCGACCTTGGAGCAGGGCCTGCCGCTGCCGGTGCGCATGCAGGGCTCCTTTCCTCTCGAACTCGCCTCCACACCACTCGAGGACATCGATCCTTTCTACCACAACCAAACA ACATTCGTAGTCATAAGCAAGGGTAAAGACATCTTCAGATTTTCGGCGACTAATGCCTTGTGGATATTGGATCCATTTAATCCAATAAGAAGAGTGgccatatatatattagtgcATCCTTTATTCTCTCTGTTCATTATTACCACAATTCTTGTGAATTGTATACTCATGATAATGCCTACCACACCAACTGTCGAAAGTACtga AGTTATCTTTACCGGCATCTACACCTTTGAATCGGCGGTGAAAGTAATGGCCAGGGGTTTCATACTACAGCCATTCACATACCTTAGAGATGCATGGAATTGGCTTGACTTCGTAGTTATAGCTTTAGC TTATGTGACGATGGGCATAGATCTCGGCAACTTGGCCGCTCTAAGAACGTTCAGAGTTCTCCGAGCTTTGAAGACTGTGGCCATCGTACcgg GCTTGAAGACTATTGTGGGTGCGGTGATAGAGTCGGTGAAAAATCTTCGAGATGTGATAATATTGACGATGTTTTCACTATCTGTGTTCGCACTTATGGGTCTGCAAATCTATATGGGGGTCTTGACACAGAAATGTATTAAAGTCTTTCCGGAAGACGGTAGTTGGGGTAACCTCACCGATGAGAACTGGGAAAGATTTTGTCAAAATGAAA CAAATTGGTACGGAGAAGACGGAGACTACCCCCTTTGTGGAAATTCATCAGGAGCAGG ACAATGTGAACCAGGCTACATATGTTTACAAGGCTATGGACCAAACCCTAACTACGGATATACGAGTTTTGACACGTTTGGTTGGGCTTTCCTATCAGCTTTTCGACTCATGACACAGGACTATTGGGAAAATCTTTATCAACTG GTGCTAAGGTCAGCGGGTTCATGGCACGTCTTGTTCTTCGTAGTGATCATATTCTTGGGCTCATTCTATCTCGTCAACTTGATTTTGGCTATCGTCGCCATGTCATATGATGAGTTACAAAAGAAAGCTGAAGAAGAGGAACAAGCCGAAGAAGAAGCTCTTAGG GAAGCGGAACAAAAAGCGGCAGCCAGAGCGGATAAGCAGGAAGCCAGGGAAGCCCATGCTCGCGAGCAGGCTGCAGCAGCAGAGGCGGCGGCGTACGCCGAGGCACATCCCGCTAAATCTCCCAGCGACTCTTCCTGTCAGAGCTACGAGCTGTTCGTGAACCAGGAGCGGGGCAACCAGGACGACAATACGCGCGAGCGCATGTCCCTCCGTAGCGACCCCTTCCAGGACTCG GCTTCATTGTCACTTCCTGGATCACCGTTCAATTTACGTCGAGGATCTCGTGGGTCGCATCAAATGGCTTTAAGACCGAACGGAAGAAATCGATATCCACCTGGAGCTGATCGAAAACCACTTGTCCTTTCAACATACTTGGATGCACAGGAACATCTGCCATATGCTGACGATTCAAATGCTGTCACACCAATGTCTGAAGAAAATGGTGCTATAATTATACCTGTGTACTACGCCAATTTAG gtTCAAGACATTCTTCTTACACGTCGCATCAATCTCGATTGTCGTACACTTCACACGGTGACTTATTAGGTGGAAAAGCGCAAACGAAGGAAGCAAGGCTAAGAGGACGATCGGCATCCAGAAATCACAGCGTTACGTCACAACCGCATGCCTACCCACTGCCAAGACAAGATTCGTCGCTCGCATCTAGACCGCTTAGAGAATAT GAAATAAGCACAACGGAATGTACAGATGAGGCTGGCAAAGTATTAAAACAATCTAACGACAATCCTTTTATAGAGTCATCGCAGCAGCCCAACGTTGTAGATATGAGAG ATGTTATGGTActaaatgaaattattgaacAAGCGGGCAGACAAAGTAGAGCCAGTGAGCAAAACG TGTCAGTGTACTACTTCCCAACAGCAGAAGACGATGAGGATGGACCCACCTTCAAAGAAAGACTCCTCGAGTGCTTTATGAAAGGAATAGACTTCTTTTGTGTTTGGGACTGCTGTTGGTTATGGCTGGAGTTCCAAAAATACGTGGCTCTTCTGGTGTTCGACCCATTCGTAGAACTGTTTATCACCTTATGTATTGTGGTCAACACTTTGTTTATGGCTTTGGACCATCATGATATGGATCGAGATATGGAAAAGGCGCTAAAAAGTGGCAACTAT ttctTCACTGCAACCTTTGGTATAGAAGCCATGCTAAAATTAATAGCTATGAGCCCGaagttttattttcaagaaGGTTGGAACGTTTTTGATTTTATCATCGTGGCCTTATCGTTATTAGAATTGGGTCTGGAAGGTGTACAGGGTTTGTCAGTGTTACGTTCATTTCGTTTG CTTCGAGTATTCAAATTGGCAAAGTCATGGCCGACACTTAATTTACTCATCTCTATAATGGGTAGGACGATGGGTGCCTTGGGCAACCTGACCTTCGTATTGTGcatcattattttcatatttgccGTGATGGGTATGCAACTATTCGGGAAAAATTATGTTG ACTATGTAGACCGTTTTCCGGACGGAGATCTTCCCCGTTGGAACTTCACCGACTTCATGCACAGCTTCATGATAGTCTTTCGAGTGCTATGTGGAGAATGGATAGAAAGCATGTGGGATTGTATGCTCGTTGGAGACGTGTCCTGCATACCATTCTTCTTAGCTACCGTTGTCATTGGTAATCTTGTG gttCTCAACCTCTTCTTGGCCCTGTTACTGTCAAACTTTGGGTCATCTAACTTATCGTCGCCGACAGCCGATCAAGACACCAACAAAATAGCTGAAGCATTTAACAGAATATCGAGATTCATAGATTGGGTTAAAAAGAACGCAGCCGACGTCTTAAAGTTGgtgaaaaataaacttacaaacCAAATAGCCATACACGCTCCCG GCTTAAAGGCGGCTTTATGTGGCCGCTGTGTCTCCCCAGAACGGGTGGATAACGAGCTGGAATTAGGTGCTGACCTTGATGATGGAGTACTGTATAAAGATAAGAAACTAAAAGACCAAGTAGAAGTAGCAATCGGTGACGGCATGGAATTTACAATACCag GTGACAATAAGTACAAGAAAGGTAAAATACTAATGAATAATATCAATGCAATAACCGATAACCACACAGACAATAGAATTAATTGTGAACTTAATCATCATGGATACCCTATTCAG GACGATGATACTATAAGTCAGAAATCATACGGAAGTCACAAAATTAGATCTTTTAAAGATGAAAGTCACAAAGGTTCAGCAGACACCATCGATGGTGAAGAAAAAAAAGACGCCAGTAAAGAAGAATTAGGGCTAGAGGaag AAATGATACCAGAAGAAGAGGTTGGTCAAGTGGATCTGGCTAAATTGGACATAAAAGCTGTAGAGGGTGATGGCATTCTTGAAGACTCTCCAGCAGACTGCTGTCCAGAACCTTGTTATGCGCGCTTCCCCTTTTTAGCTGGAGATGACGAATCTCCATTCTGGCAAGGATGGGCCATGTTGAGACTGAAAACCTTCCGACTTATTGAAAATACATACTTTGAAACGGCTGTGATAACTATGATTTTACTCAGTAGTTTGGCTTTG GCTCTAGAAGATGTTCATTTACCACATCGGCCGATACTTCAAGATATCCTCTATTATATGGACCGAATCTTTACCGTTATATTTTTCATCGAGATGTTGATCAAGTGGCTTGCTCTTGGATTCCAGAAATATTTCACGAATGCCTGGTGTTGGCTTGATTTCATCATTGTTATG GTCTCGCTTATAAACTTCGTAGCGGCGCTTTGTGGCGCCGGTGGCATTCAGGCGTTCAAAACGATGAGAACGCTTCGAGCCCTTCGACCGCTCAGGGCTATGAGCCGCATGCAGGGCATGAGG GTGGTAGTGAATGCTCTGGTGCAAGCGATCCCATCCATCTTCAACGTGCTGCTCGTGTGTCTGATATTCTGGCTTATCTTTGCTATTATGGGTGTACAACTCTTCGctggaaaatattttaag TGCGTCGACATGAACCACACAACTCTAAGCCATGAAATTATCCCAGATAGAAATGCTTGTATTTTAGAAAACTACACCTGGGAAAACTCCCCAATGAATTTCGACCATGTTGGCAAGGCTTATTTATGTCTATTTCAAGTTGCTACTTTCAAAGGCTGGATTCAAATCATGAATGATGCTATCGATTCACGAGAG GTTGGTCGTCAGCCCATTCGAGAAAccaatatatacatgtatttgtattttgtattcttCATAATTTTCGGCTCGTTTTTCACTCTTAACCTATTCATTGGTgtgattattgataattttaatgaacaaaAGAAGAAAGCAGGAGGCAGTCTTGAAATGTTTATGACAGAAGATCAGAAAAAGTATTACAATGCTATGAAAAAAATGGGATCGAAAAAGCCCCTTAAAGCAATTCCCAGGCCAAGG TGGCGGCCGCAAGCAATCGTATTTGAGATTGTAACAGATAAGAAATTTGATATGATCATTATGTTGTTTATTGGCCTTAATATGTTAACTATGACCCTCGATCATTATCAACAATCAGAAACATTCAGTGCTGTGTTGGACTatcttaatatgatatttatcgtAATATTTAGTTCAGAGTGCTTACTTAAGATCTTTGCCCTGCGATACCATTACTTTGTGGAGCCATGGAATCTATTTGATTTTGTCGTTGTAATGTTTTCTATACTTA GCTTGGTGTTGAGCGATATCATAGAAAAGTACTTTGTTTCACCGACTTTACTCAGAGTTGTCAGAGTGGCAAAAGTTGGTAGAGTACTTCGACTTGTTAAAGGTGCAAAGGGCATTCGAACATTACTGTTCGCTCTGGCCATGTCACTGCCAGCTCTCTTTAACATTTGTCTGCTGCTATTTCTTGTAATGTTTATCTTCGCAATATTTGGAATGTCATTTTTCATGCATGTTAAAGACAAAGGAGGCCTAGATGACGTGTACAACTTCAAAACTTTCGTGCAAAGTATGATTCTACTATTTCAG ATGTCTACATCGGCGGGTTGGGATGGTGTGTTAGACGGTATTATAAATGAGGAAGAGTGTGATTTGCCGGACAACGAACGTGGGTCACCTGGCAACTGTGGCTCTGCGACGATAGGCATTACCTACTTACTGTCATATCTGGTGATCTCTTTCCTCATCGTTATTAACATGTACATTGCCGTTATTCTCGAAAATTATTCTCAG GCAACCGAAGACGTACAGGAAGGCCTAACTGACGACGACTACGACATGTACTACGAGATATGGCAGCGGTTTGATCCCGAAGGAACACAATACATCAGATACGATCAACTATCTGATTTCTTAGACGTTCTCGAGCCGCCTTTACAAATCCACAAAcctaacaaatacaaaattatatccaTGGACATACCTATATGTCGCGGTGATATGATGTTCTGCGTTGACATCTTAGATGCGCTCACGAAAGACTTCTTTGCGAGAAAGGGCAATCCCATCGAGGAACCGGTCGACGTGGGAAGGCCCGACGAAGTGGGCTACGAGCCCGTGTCGTCAACGCTATGGAGACAACGTGAAGAGTACTGCGCGCGGCTGATCCAGCACGCGTGGCGGAGACACCGGCGAGCGCAGTCGCCAGGTGGCGGCTCCGCGTCGGGCGCTGAGGGCGGCGGCGCGAGCGGACCGGAGGCGGAAGGCGCCCCGACGGCCGTGCTGCTGGACGCGGGCGCTGGCGGCGCGCACCGCGTGGTGCTGCAGGCGGCCGGGGCGGCGCCGCGCCCGCCCgagcccgcgccgccgcccgcgcccgtcTGA